Part of the Garciella nitratireducens DSM 15102 genome is shown below.
ATTATTAAATAAATTTCTATTAAGGTGAGGAATAGCTGAACCTGTTTTATTGTCTACATATATTTTCTGATTAAATTCTATATTTTTTACTATATATTGTATATATAATTCTTTACTTATATGGAGCTTTCTAAGTGTACTTCCAACATATCCAATTTCTTTCACTTCAAATAATTCTCCTGAATTTTGTCCATCTACAAGAATTAATATATCTCCTGCTTTTGATAGCATCCCAGTATCTTTAAAATTATTAGTATCTTTTCCTCTAAGAAACTCCACATCTAAATAAGGTAATTTTAATCCTTTTTCTTTTTTATTACCTAAAATATTTACTACTTCGCCCAACCTAACCCATTCCCACCCTTCTGGTATCTCAAAAGGTTTCTCATCTTCTTCAATGGGTGGTAACTTCTTAGGTTTTCTTATTTTCTTTTCCTTTATTAACTTGTCCCTTTCTTCCTTAATCCTCTGTAATAATTCAGATGCTGGTTCATCATTTTTATCTTGCTCTACCAACTTCCCTTGTATTGCCAGTTGAAGAATTTTATCTTTTAGTCTTTGTGTATCCATTCTTATTCTTCAACTCCTTCCAATGCTTTTGAAAGTTGTCCTATTAACTTATTAATATTCTTTGATTTGGTGTCCATTATATTTAATAGCTCATTTAAACTATATTCTTTTTCTTCTTTTCCATTGTTAGGATTCTTAACATCTAAATTATAATTAGCTTTCTTTATTTCTTCTATAGTTACTGAATAAGCATTTTTATCTTCCTTATCTCTATTGTTCCACCAATCTTTTACTCCTTGTAGATACTCTGTTTTAAATGGTCTTGTTTTAGTAAATCCATTTTTAATGCCTTCTGGTAGTGGTACTTGGTAGTAGTCTATTTTCTCCGTAGGCTTTGTTTTGTCAAAAAATAATACATTGGTAGCAATAGATGTATATGGTGCAAATACTCCATTTGGGACTCTTACAATAGTATGAAGGTTGAATTCACTAAGTAGTTTTTCCTTTATCGCTACTTTTGCATTGTCATCTCCAAATAGAAATCCATCTGGAAGCACAACACCTGCCCTTCCGTTCTCTTTTAACCTATACATAATAAGTGTCATGAAAAGGTCTGCTGTTTCTGATGTTCTAAATTCTGCTGGAAAATTAATCTGGATACCTACTTCTTCTACTCCTCCAAAAGGTGGATTCATAGCTATTACATCGTATTTATCCTTCTCTGTATAATCTCTTACATTGGTTGAAAGAGAATTATCCCTTAAAATATTTGGACTATCTACATCATGCAATAATAAATTTGTCATACATAATAAGTGTGGAAGAGGCTTTTTCTCTATTCCAAACAACGAAGATTGGACTGTTTTTCTATCTTCTACAGTTTTTATTTGTTTTTCTAAATGTTTTAATGAAGATACTAAAAATCCTCCTGTACCACAGGCAAAATCTGCTACCTGTTCTCCTATTTGTGGATTTAACATTTCTATTATAAAGTCAGTTAAAACCCTTGGAGTATAATATTCTCCTGCGTTACCTGCACTTTGTAAATCTTTTAATATAGTTTCATATATATCATTAAAGGCATGTCTATCTTCATACTCATCAAAATCTATCTCATTTAATTTATTGATAAGTTGGCGAAGCAGAGTTCCTGATTTCATATAGTTATAACTATCTTCAAATACAGATTTAACGATTAACCCTCTTTTATCTGTAGTTTCATCTACTGTTAAATCTTTTAATTCTTTAAATAACCTTTCGTTCACAAACTCTAATAGCTCATCTCCTGTCATTCCTTCTTCATCTTCTGCCCAGTTTCTCCATCTTAAATCTTCTGGAATAATAGACTTATAGTCTTCTTCAAATAGCTCCCATTCAGCTTCTTTAGCATCATAAACTTTTAAAAATAGCATCCATACAAGCTGAGATATTCTCTGTGCATCTCCATCTACTCCTGCATCTTGTCTCATAATATCTTGTATCGATTTAATTATTGATGTAATTGTCATCTTCTTGTCCCCTTTCTTATCTCAACTAAAATGCTCCTATATAAGGAGCATTATGCATATATTTCTTTTTCTAATTCTTTTATTGTTTGAATGTATTTATCTTTTCCTCCAAAGGCTTTAATAATCTTTGTAGGTGTTCCTATTTGAGTAAATGGGTCTAATTTAAGGATTTCCATACTTTCTAACTGGGATATTCCTTCATTCATATATTTATCTAAAAGAGCTTCTAATACTTCTCTTGCTACATCTGAATATTTACTAAAATAATTTCTTTTCTTTACATTATTGG
Proteins encoded:
- a CDS encoding type I restriction-modification system subunit M, producing MTITSIIKSIQDIMRQDAGVDGDAQRISQLVWMLFLKVYDAKEAEWELFEEDYKSIIPEDLRWRNWAEDEEGMTGDELLEFVNERLFKELKDLTVDETTDKRGLIVKSVFEDSYNYMKSGTLLRQLINKLNEIDFDEYEDRHAFNDIYETILKDLQSAGNAGEYYTPRVLTDFIIEMLNPQIGEQVADFACGTGGFLVSSLKHLEKQIKTVEDRKTVQSSLFGIEKKPLPHLLCMTNLLLHDVDSPNILRDNSLSTNVRDYTEKDKYDVIAMNPPFGGVEEVGIQINFPAEFRTSETADLFMTLIMYRLKENGRAGVVLPDGFLFGDDNAKVAIKEKLLSEFNLHTIVRVPNGVFAPYTSIATNVLFFDKTKPTEKIDYYQVPLPEGIKNGFTKTRPFKTEYLQGVKDWWNNRDKEDKNAYSVTIEEIKKANYNLDVKNPNNGKEEKEYSLNELLNIMDTKSKNINKLIGQLSKALEGVEE